AGGTACAGTTCTTGATATGAGGTCGATATCATATAAAGATTCCATTGCACAAGAACCCATTTCCCACCTGCGAAGACATGAAGTGTAAGCATTATCAGAATCTTTTCAACTTGACAAAAAAATAACAGTGTGCATAAGCATATGTAGGTCTGGTGCTTAAGAAGCAACACCTTTGTTGTGAAGTCGCATTGCTTGATTGAAGGACCCCCTTTGTATTGTGCACTGAATTGAGGCACATCTTTGCGGGCATGACAAGCACCCTGCAGAATGGGGCCATTGCACATTAGCATAATTCCACATTGCACGCAAATTGGTGAAATTGAGAACTTGAAATACAACAGAGTTTTCATCCAATGTGCTTTGGTGCTTCCTATCTTCTAACAACATAGAAGATCGATGCAATTTGGAATTCAATCGACATGACCATCTTTAACCACCGGAATCCATTTCTAGACGCCAAGGGCCACCTAGCGACCTCAATCAACGCGGGAGAAGAGAAGGAGGGGGGCGAAGCGACGACACCAAATTACCTGTCGAGGAAGAGGGCCTCCTCGAGGGCGCAGCGGAGGCTGGACTCCTGGTGCCCGAGGCCCGCGCAGGAGCCGCAGTGCTTGCCGGGGCAGTCGACGCGGCTTCCCCAGTAAAGGTACCTCCGGTTGCCGTCCCTCTTGTCGACGTCGCGGGGCCGGAACCCCAGGAAGGACAGCGTGTCCGTGAAGGTCAGCGTGTCAGTGAAGGACAGGATGCACAGGATGGAGAGAGCAGCCGCGACAGTGATAGCGGCCAGGAGGGCCCTCTTCAGGGGTAGCGGCAGCGGCTGCCTGCGGCCGCCGGTGATCCGGGGATGGATCGCCATGGGAGGTGTGGGAATGTGCTCTGGCTATTTTCGCGAGTGGATACGAGGAAGAGGGCGAGGAAGGGATCCAATGTATGGGCCGTATTGGGGCTTGGATCAGCCCAATAGTAATTTGGGCAATTTGGACCCATGGCGCTTTCAGCAGCCCGTGTGCAGCAGGTTATTTGTGTAAACACGCTAAGTATCAAATTTGTGCAAACACAGCttaaaaaaaattgtgcaaaCAAATAATATTTATGCTCGTTTTTAAGTTTCTCGAATAGTTTGTCTTATTATTTGATTGTATATTttaatataaatatttatttattatcgTGACAAGATTATAATTCTCGGTTATGTTTTTTATTGAGACTTTGAGTTATAGTGACAAAAGCAATAAATATTTTTTTACGGAACATATAACGCCCGGAAGTTTGGACCGGACACTCGCGCCTATTGCGCCTGCATCACGTGAGGGCCCGCGCCACTCTGTGTCCCGCGCGCTTCGTGTCCCACGCTCACATCGTGGCGCCCCCTCCATACCCACACGCATACAGGGGACCCAGCATGTGCAATACCaggatctacttttacaatatctagataaaacacttgtaacatacgtataaaacaattgaaacacttgcaacaagaAAACACGTTTGTAGCCAATGCAAAACATacgtaacatccagataaaacatttacaaTATACGCTtgtaacatgcatgtatatgcaacatccagatctacttttgtaacatccagatgaaacacttgcaacatacatctgaaatagatgaaacatttgtgaCATACACTTGAaaacaccattgcaacatgtgcaacatctcgatctacatttgcaacatcgatataaaacacttgcaacatagctctggaacatttgaaacacttgatagacgcttgcaacatgcagtttcaacgcaacatctccttgctactTGGGAGAATGGATCCTTGTTGACGTGTGGAGTTCTATCTCGACCGTCGAGGGCTGTACGCGGGCAACTCCCTCCCAGCCACAACGAACTGGGTAGGCAGGCGCGAGATGTGCGTGAACGGGCTCTGTTCGAGCTACCGTGAGCTGCACGTGGGCGAGCTCCACACCCGACCGCAGCGAGCTGGACAGGTGGGGGCGGAGGTCTTTCTAGCCGCCGACCAGGCGTCCGGCCCCGTGGTGGAGGCGGCACGGTCTCCCTCACCACGGGCGGGTGGCGCATCGTGGCCGGTGGTGGAGCTCGTGCGTACGCGGCTAGCAGTGGCGCTCGACGCTCGTGCATATGGAGACGCGGACGTTAGCAGAGCTCGTGCGTAAGCGACCGAAGGGCAGGTGGTGCGATGGAGCCGATGCGAACGGAGAAAATAAGATGtcactcttttttctttttattattattttttggaGAAACTATGTATGCCGACTGAAGGAACAGGCATGTGGACCGATCCGCAGCCTAGCTAGCCGCGTCCGGATTAACCGACGTGGAACAGACACCCGTGGTAGAGCATTAATGATTTTTTAACATAACATAACATTGCTAATtcaactagggatgaaaacggtacggatattttctgaccgtattcgaaaccgaatccgtttagagagaTTGAGatttgtccgtatccgagtccggatatccaacatccgataccgtatccgtatccgaatactcaaatcgtatatttatgatgtcgatatccaattgtatcctatccgacatagttgacactatccgtattcgaatctgaatccggatagaaatataaaaacaaatataatatcggtgatatccgtccgtatccgatccgtttttatCCCTAAATTCAACGAATCCATTGTTGCCTCAAGTAGTCGCCAACATCCATTGGCACCTAAATCCTCCTAGAATAAATTCTAGAATCGTCACCAACGCCAGAGAGCTACTATCACTCTACCCATCACCGTTGACCATGCTTTTTTCTACTTGTGACCAACTTCTCATAAGTACAGCCTAATCAATTGTGGTTGCTCTTCTAGCGAGCTTATCATGCATACACATCGAGTAGTTTATGGACTGATTGCATATAAAACCAAATTCACATGAAAGGATACAACAATAGTTTATATAATAACTTAGCCTTATGTTTCAATTAAATACATATCACGCTAGAAAAAAAGATAATTCTTATACATTATAACTATATGTTTTTTATGGTGCCTCCACGTTAATCCTCGTGAGGCCGTCTAGACAAGAAAAGAAAAACCCTAAAAATTCtaacaaaaataaaaatacttaGTCATCAATTCAATAGACTATAATCAACATTGATAATAATGACCATTGTATCTTTCTATTTTAATTTCGAACATCGTAAACCCATAATACTATATTCAAATTATGCGCCTATGCCACCTAAATTTACAATTATCCACATGCTAATATGATAGATAATCTACACAACTccttaaatttgcatctaaactgCCACTTCAGTCATCATTAAAAAATAAATTATTCTCCTCAAATCTTCATGTAAATTATTAAAACATTCTATTAAAAAAGTTTAAATAACCATTAAGCATATATGTTTATGCATGTTTGTAAT
The sequence above is drawn from the Miscanthus floridulus cultivar M001 unplaced genomic scaffold, ASM1932011v1 fs_498_1_2, whole genome shotgun sequence genome and encodes:
- the LOC136531983 gene encoding uncharacterized protein encodes the protein MAIHPRITGGRRQPLPLPLKRALLAAITVAAALSILCILSFTDTLTFTDTLSFLGFRPRDVDKRDGNRRYLYWGSRVDCPGKHCGSCAGLGHQESSLRCALEEALFLDRVLVMPAKMCLNSVHNTKGVLQSSNATSQQRWEMGSCAMESLYDIDLISRT